A region of Salvelinus namaycush isolate Seneca chromosome 9, SaNama_1.0, whole genome shotgun sequence DNA encodes the following proteins:
- the LOC120053321 gene encoding uncharacterized protein LOC120053321, whose translation MSSGVYVSKYSDCLDINRWYHGKSGYIAIIRLTKGRVRDVTENYTVNYTSPSNGFDCHVSEQLSAVSANTSSFLAFERTQYYMYELPGGGADSTVQPPSHACPFAIVAFSYWDTKTPASEDQEKSEEEKTVFHYYPWKGQLQISSQVYHVGLKSSTGPLIPAKLPTVMAVDGAIKMSDLRQKLPKAIFETCFIGEVSLEGMGCSLYELAPSEAEDTSLSQLTQELKEKDLALAIQLNDSGFLILLHSSHFLTYEDTKICSKKPSLSPEVLQVVPALNYAETEVEKCLPEQSGELRGLLEQHIQSYAALIHPGLTISPSREASIFPDQFDVPDALKYLYSSPKWTEMGWKCLKSYFHQPGSFELSVSRATELLAAGREERGDEPDDDVYYCLSSPEGPPMTPASLGGPEEEQSGGQSPGDTADTATYISNAPAVSTEDFDKPGMTKVDSNVPNKRVEEEKNLPSKEVQDKVQHVQPKEVQEEVPSDLSKPAVPAGNFGKPVLKKADSNAPGTTLIPKEVQKELPYALSQPVVLADDSGKNKAVPGVGVEDEGTHLNPEEVQVDRQKEVKEDMLSDLSHPAVSAENLRKAGPAVLGKADCKAPEVGVTNEGTNLHLKEVQKDMPSGLSQPAVSEEELKKPGPALATKPNIKAVETGVEDKGGDLPKEVQEEVPCDLSQLAVSAKVFAIAGMTVMTKATEVTEVSTSPASGDLPTVLVITATEGTATVVPHNENFGLINTESITKNSSSLPPAKVQERGGSALNGQRGKANEVNNFSTSDWRKRPRKRRRFSGLGKRVLRSSAADFEEEETEKGCLDSSKVYSLKKRKEMTDLVQLNPWKKKERMDVTQVRPLKMKRELKNLTLDPPLKKKERMDVTQVRPLKMQRELMNLTLDPPLKKKERMDVTQVRPLKMQRELMNLTLDPPLKKKERMDVTQAHPTKMQREVMNLIQDLPLKKKKESKDSINFYPFKSKESMDLNHDGHPLKKKTDRWDLKAIISECGRIFVPHGSEVIAKDIESLKVMGKVIDHKQCADEMMVEACIKVPQPIETGDEPGLELIKSGENKDSHIWSSDSKDHLPEVKMADVDKMASQKPSELVQNKDMDLPSLEKHKKNCKFVAISLSKLKTVFSRRGKRKTPLKPVSEDQMLPLDKKSKADAGMDKMESVNLSNSCKDTPDRTRGAAEVAKEQTFGLDPKFALALGLTPRELHNDAPKSPEKSNIPLKKDIQSRLDLVTPQATSDQMSEALPSPPSATITLTGRGSPLKMKCKPADSIRKKWWLHYHTPASFEKEKVAQPISSQLLTLNPDVRHVVSRGRPRTVKKDASDASCPPADALTLLADLALSTSNDKVLDHLALQQQECCPSLVISDNSVKDGGSPHESDGEPESVLHALLKHPSVARLKLPPQSPSPKGLVVGSGERVVLVSQEHSYSLPPSSSLLLGLSGSTLQVPISEGLQPHRKDMVYGDGTQTLRAFLCQEQDQNRKELGEEPGVAPESMSKGIGRRQKFRRLRRFIEKDSSVQVTRLWKENYDFNSDSKFTNDPMDKTVIRALHGPWDFNIEDTNEQVQLIIHMWIGLFYSRSTARFFQADPSLLCMEEKDSTEVDHGMVQAQVTSETKTSSPAYIALSRIPEPEVLDLSNVGKKESQPLSLEPEVLDLSVKTTSTVLDFTVDTKDSPESKQRIDLKNPPVYQPESGLHKEIISFHKQSTGLELKVYRDRVDSMTSDKASELDDEETNNHENDSNGTLQNDVSPNRRTLESDGSYILLCEQAASVYINQEKVLETQRIARGLEGKAKKEIQKEERSHDGEQNIASLKTMESKDVDEAQQVKDNDSVKTMSCTEVLGDGDVTNMADRVERKASEPRDGSYVAICDGSESKTHKAYHSVKDSVEAAKPETVHVGKDTTNKKINAQPAGNDSIGTALKAMHDEKIPNGVSRDDGNSKNEVQTALQEGNDTRDEALPAVNYEKESGDKAAPAVCGGNNSVAETPPEISHNENDSQKETPSVVHGGNDSILPVKLYSKLYIDEEPTAVNDRNASPGEVQPMEQVGEVSIGTTRVLLEMQGEIKRVFPLCGENTPCVGEFDTPIQSKDVSGEAKTTVVETDFNGIRDSKDQEQVSMPGQSKSDIDTQGPQHSQDETSEVLTGQVEIPLIGVGIPREDIAHTDVLHSHSQTPERVHAQIEIPFIGVELPFIGVEKDSKDIMHTEVHDTHLCHRDNLFSGEMFRKASKGTESVSRCPTPIVDDGYIPIPDIDSGCLVICDAGGVSKPLGRCPTPTQDEPPFVTELSYDHHTPETVFLPDSKDTNSPNLNSGFALIENEKAYHEPHEPSLGSSPSSVENMLHKSSNNNSKPNNLEAIGNQFSQLLTEPRKKPIATSTPLNTPYTSSKEKNDYNPYSNMQLAPAEQDLYALSSHDSLHRFPDSYPKTHSPLTQKAAFSVPSIHLEVLSNETTERTLTRDLSEIALEGDTNLCPASTEIIIQSIRQSIPGVSGPTAASQNLSGHNFTEPHPYSQQLAMAVNLSKSEGSRGEFSWKEGQTNIDPMSSDVLKSKQTAAPVHSNTDPHPYNTPYVTEMRRQIASLQDNVMDESGEPAVEQDNIESSLETNWISDDQHASNTSQLNKTKLDFINSLRQYQQWDKGEFDDVLDFSKQGTSSSSSSVTFQSEESDKIFTRMEENKQDWLKYCRSERSGNTSKSQIDLDDEHEEVSSFAKPCLVTVLDHKGNRITYENYPVLKPSTSMHTRTVPNSNRQGSSRFLDFSKRWDDTHNADESDLTQSSVDLETLIFSERMNQMLKRKRKSSSSRYNRARHHRSNVEERASSCSPAVTVHFSNLQEQESSEEHWEGLPSLAGQKLKIDMPERKGMPEETDRDMPQHLQKLSYTKGSEMTHVKVSDLVAESFEAYHAMMTEVCAGRKYPHRTERLKREEAKRNSLPKSRAPSKDKEFCGQMKKDMYDSLHDNLNSVVKQSCKNKFRFYILVTSDDPFFNETKELLEAEGHITVEQSQFCLGKDSPSSPLYIILRNEDIAEHICEVPHLLELKKSQNVLFAGIDRPDDIVNLTHQELFSKGGFVVFEGAALDTLSLSNIKKMSGFLEGLSKKGKWKWLLHYKDSRKLKENARSSAEAQGKKSFMDICQEAGMVEVLPYHECDVISRTRPNYLHCLVRLQVQNVSARLPVFITDTTADKAFAKHGIFTMNINSFLLISQSDTCTIS comes from the exons TTTCTCTGGAAGGAATGGGTTGCAGTCTGTATGAGCTGGCACCCAGTGAGGCTGaggacacctctctctctcagcttacACAGGAGCTCAAGGAGAAAGACCTG GCCCTCGCAATACAACTGAATGATAGTGGTTTCCTTATACTGTTACATTCATCTCACTTCCTCACATATGAAG ACACCAAGATCTGCTCGAAGAAGCCCTCCCTCTCACCAGAGGTCCTCCAGGTGGTGCCTGCACTGAACTACGCAGAGACAGAGGTGGAAAAGTGCCTCCCTGAACAGAGTGGGGAGCTACGTGGTTTACTAGAGCAGCATATCCAGAGCTACGCTGCCCTCATCCACCCTGGGCTTACTATCAGTCCATCTAGGGAAGCCAGCATCTTCCCAGATCAGTTTGATGTTCCTGACGCCCTCAAATATCTCTACTCCAGCCCAAAGTGGACTGAAATGGGATGGAAATGTCTTAAGTCTTACTTTCACCAGCCGGGCTCCTTCGAGCTCTCTGTATCCAGGGCCACGGAGCTTCTGGCGGCTGGACGAGAGGAGCGAGGGGATGAGCCAGATGATGACGTCTACTACTGTCTGTCATCTCCAGAAGGCCCCCCCATGACTCCTGCTAGTCTGGGTGGCCCAGAGGAGGAGCAGTCAGGGGGACAGTCACCAGGAGACACAGCTGACACAGCCACATACATAAGTAATGCACCGGCAGTATCTACAGAGGACTTTGACAAACCTGGTATGACCAAGGTAGACAGTAATGTACCAAATAAAAgagtagaggaagagaagaaCTTGCCTTCAAAGGAGGTGCAAGACAAGGTGCAACATGTGCAACCCAAGGAGGTGCAGGAGGAAGTGCCCTCTGATCTTAGCAAGCCTGCGGTCCCAGCAGGGAACTTTGGGAAACCTGTCTTGAAGAAGGCTGACAGTAATGCACCAGGGACAACTTTGATTCCAAAAGAGGTGCAGAAGGAGCTTCCCTATGCTCTTTCCCAGCCTGTTGTGTTGGCAGATGATTCTGGGAAGAACAAGGCCGTACCAGGGGTAGGAGTAGAGGATGAAGGGACACATTTGAACCCAGAGGAAGTCCAAGTGGATAGGCAAAAGGAGGTGAAAGAGGATATGCTTTCTGATCTTTCACACCCTGCAGTCTCTGCAGAAAACTTGAGGAAAGCTGGCCCAGCAGTGTTGGGTAAGGCAGACTGTAAAGCACCAGAGGTGGGAGTAACGAATGAAGGGACAAACTTGCACCTGAAAGAGGTGCAAAAGGATATGCCCTCCGGTCTTTCACAGCCTGCAGTCTCTGAAGAGGAATTGAAGAAACCTGGGCCGGCCCTGGCAACCAAGCCCAACATTAAAGCAGTAGAGACAGGAGTAGAGGATAAAGGGGGGGATTTGCCTAAGGAGGTGCAAGAGGAGGTTCCATGTGATCTTTCCCAGCTTGCAGTGTCGGCAAAGGTTTTTGCAATAGCCGGTATGACAGTGATGACCAAGGCCACAGAGGTGACAGAGGTTTCAACCTCACCTGCATCAGGTGACCTCCCAACAGTGCTAGTCATCACTGCCACTGAAGGAACTGCAACCGTTGTACCTCATAATGAGAACTTTGGCTTGATCAATACAGAGTCGATCACAAAGAACTCCTCCAGTTTGCCACCAGCCAAAGTACAGGAGAGGGGTGGAAGTGCTCTCAATGGGCAACGTGGCAAGGCCAATGAGGTCAATAACTTCTCTACATCAGATTGGAGGAAACGGCCAAGGAAACGGCGTAGATTTAGCGGGTTGGGTAAACGGGTCTTGAGGTCTTCAGCAGCTGACTTTGAAGAGGAAGAAACTGAGAAGGGATGTTTGGATTCAAGTAAAGTCTACTCATTGAAAAAGAGGAAGGAAATGACAGATTTAGTTCAACTTAACCCATGGAAAAAGAAGGAAAGGATGGATGTAACCCAGGTTCGTCCATTGAAAATGAAGAGGGAACTGAAAAATTTGACCCTAGATCCCCCATTGAAAAAGAAGGAAAGGATGGATGTAACCCAGGTTCGTCCATTGAAAATGCAGAGGGAACTGATGAATTTGACCCTAGATCCCCCATTGAAAAAGAAGGAAAGGATGGATGTAACCCAGGTTCGTCCATTGAAAATGCAGAGGGAACTGATGAATTTGACCCTAGATCCCCCATTGAAAAAGAAGGAAAGGATGGATGTAACCCAGGCTCACCCAACGAAAATGCAGAGGGAAGTGATGAATTTGATCCAAGATCTGCCTTTGAAAAAGAAGAAGGAAAGCAAGGATTCAATTAACTTTTACCCATTCAAAAGTAAGGAAAGTATGGATCTAAATCACGACGGCCACCCATTGAAAAAGAAGACGGATCGGTGGGACTTGAAGGCGATCATCTCCGAATGCGGTAGAATCTTTGTCCCTCATGGTTCAGAAGTTATCGCCAAGGATATAGAATCTTTGAAAGTTATGGGGAAAGTGATAGATCACAAACAATGTGCTGATGAGATGATGGTTGAAGCTTGTATCAAAGTACCCCAACCCATAGAGACAGGAGATGAACCTGGCCTAGAGTTGATAAAGTCAGGTGAAAACAAAGATTCACACATATGGAGTTCAGACAGTAAAGACCATCTGCCAGAGGTCAAAATGGCTGATGTAGACAAGATGGCCTCTCAGAAACCCTCAGAACTGGTCCAGAACAAAGACATGGATCTTCCTTCCttagaaaaacacaaaaagaattGTAAATTTGTTGCAATATCCCTCAGTAAACTAAAGACAGTTTTTTCAAGAAGGGGAAAGAGGAAAACACCTCTCAAACCTGTTTCAGAAGATCAAATGTTACCATTGGACAAGAAAAGCAAGGCCGATGCTGGCATGGATAAAATGGAAAGTGTTAATTTGAGTAATTCCTGCAAAGATACCCCGGACAGAACCAGAGGTGCTGCTGAAGTTGCAAAGGAACAGACATTTGGCCTAGACCCAAAGTTTGCACTAGCATTAGGCTTGACTCCTAGGGAGTTGCATAATGATGCACCCAAATCTCCAGAAAAAAGTAATATTCCATTGAAGAAAGACATTCAGAGCAGACTGGACCTGGTTACTCCACAAGCCACATCTGACCAAATGTCTGAGGCTTTGCCTAGCCCCCCTTCAGCAACAATAACCTTAACGGGTCGGGGGAGcccattgaaaatgaaatgcaagCCTGCAGACTCCATAAGGAAAAAAT GGTGGTTGCACTATCACACACCAGCTTCTTTTGAAAAAGAGAAAGTAGCACAGCCTATATCCTCCCAACTACTGACACTTAACCCTGATGTCAGGCATGTTGTCAGTAGGGGTAGGCCTCGCACAGTGAAGAAAGATGCCAGTGATGCATCATGCCCACCAGCAGATGCTCTGACCCTATTGGCCGATTTGGCCCTCAGTACCAGTAACGACAAAGTACTGGACCACCTGGCTCTTCAGCAACAAGAATGCTGTCCAAGTTTGGTTATAAGTGACAACAGTGTCAAAGATGGCGGCTCTCCTCATGAGTCAGATGGTGAACCAGAGTCTGTCCTTCATGCACTGCTGAAGCACCCTTCTGTTGCTAGGCTTAAACTTCCCCCTCAGTCTCCGTCACCCAAGGGGCTGGTGGTGGGGAGTGGGGAGCGGGTTGTGTTAGTCTCACAAGAGCATTCTTACTCACTGCCGCCATCCTCCTCTCTACTATTGGGTTTGTCAGGTTCAACCCTCCAAGTCCCAATTTCGGAGGGACTTCAGCCGCATCGCAAGGATATGGTCTATGGTGACGGAACTCAAACACTACGGGCCTTCCTGTGTCAGGAGCAGGACCAGAACAGGAAGGAACTCGGGGAGGAACCCGGGGTGGCTCCAGAATCCATGAGCAAAGGAATTGGGCGCAGGCAGAAGTTCCGTCGGTTACGGCGGTTCATCGAAAAAGACAGCTCAGTTCAAGTGACAAGGCTGTGGAAGGAAAACTATGACTTTAATTCAGACAGCAAGTTTACCAACGACCCTATGGATAAAACAGTTATTAGAGCCCTACATGG CCCATGGGATTTCAACATTGAGGACACAAACGAACAGGTTCAGCTCATCATCCACATGTGGATAGGTCTTTTCTACAGCAGGTCCACTGCTAGGTTCTTCCAGGCAGACCCAAGTCTTCTATGTATGGAGGAAAAAGATTCTACAGAAGTGGATCATGGAATGGTACAAGCCCAGGTTACATCTGAGACCAAGACAAGTTCCCCTGCTTATATTGCCCTTTCCAGGATCCCAGAACCTGAAGTTTTGGACCTTAGTAATGTGGGTAAAAAAGAATCACAACCATTAAGCTTGGAACCTGAGGTATTGGACCTTTCAGTGAAAACAACATCGACTGTGTTAGATTTCACTGTAGACACAAAGGATTCCCCTGAGTCCAAGCAAAGAATAGATTTAAAAAATCCTCCAGTATACCAACCAGAAAGTGGACTCCACAAAGAAATCATCTCTTTTCACAAACAAAGTACAGGTCTTGAGTTAAAG GTTTACAGAGACCGTGTGGACAGCATGACGTCAGACAAAGCGAGTGAACTGGATGATGAAGAAACTAACAACCATGAGAATGACAGCAATGGTACCCTCCAAAATGATGTGTCCCCTAACAGAAGGACTTTGGAAAGTGATGGATCGTACATTCTCTTGTGTGAACAGGCAGCAAGTGTGTACATTAATCAAGAAAAGGTCCTGGAGACTCAAAGAATTGCCCGGGGTTTGGAGGGCAAAGCCAAAAAGGAAATCCAAAAGGAAGAGAGGAGCCACGATGGAGAACAAAACATAGCAAGTCTTAAAACCATGGAATCTAAAGATGTTGATGAGGCGCAACAAGTTAAAGATAACGATTCAGTCAAAACAATGTCATGCAcagaggtgctgggggatggTGACGTTACCAATATGGCTGACAGAGTTGAGCGTAAAGCAAGTGAACCCAGAGATGGGTCTTACGTTGCCATCTGTGATGGCAGTGAGTCAAAAACGCACAAAGCATATCATAGCGTGAAGGATTCTGTTGAAGCAGCAAAACCAGAAACAGTGCATGTTGGGAAAGACACCACAAACAAGAAAATCAATGCACAACCTGCTGGGAATGATTCCATTGGTACGGCACTCAAAGCAATGCATGATGAAAAGATTCCCAACGGTGTGTCACGGGATGATGGGAACTCCAAAAATGAGGTGCAAACTGCATTGCAGGAAGGGAATGATACTAGAGATGAGGCACTACCAGCGGTGAATTATGAAAAAGAGTCGGGCGATAAAGCAGCACCTGCAGTATGTGGTGGGAATAATTCGGTGGCTGAAACACCACCAGAGATATCACATAATGAAAATGATTCCCAAAAAGAAACACCATCAGTGGTGCATGGTGGAAATGATTCCATACTACCTGTGAAACTGTATAGCAAGCTGTATATAGACGAAGAACCCACTGCGGTGAACGATAGAAATGCTTCCCCCGGTGAGGTACAACCAATGGAGCAGGTTGGGGAGGTTTCTATTGGCACTACTAGAGTACTGCTAGAGATGCAGGGTGAGATTAAGAGAGTATTTCCACTATGTGGTGAGAACACGCCTTGTGTCGGTGAGTTCGACACGCCCATTCAGTCCAAGGATGTTTCAGGGGAGGCTAAAACAACAGTAGTTGAGACTGATTTCAATGGGATTAGGGATTCTAAAGATCAGGAACAGGTATCGATGCCGGGTCAGAGTAAATCTGATATCGACACACAAGGGCCCCAGCATTCTCAAGACGAGACATCAGAAGTACTGACAGGCCAGGTAGAAATACCACTGATTGGAGTAGGAATTCCCAGGGAAGATATCGCACACACAGATGTTCTacattcacacagtcagacaccaGAGAGAGTGCATGCTCAGATAGAAATACCATTTATTGGAGTAGAATTACCATTCATTGGAGTAGAGAAGGATAGCAAGGATATCATGCACACCGAGGTGCACGACACTCACTTGTGTCATAGGGATAATTTGTTTTCAGGTGAAATGTTTAGAAAAGCTTCAAAGGGAACTGAATCTGTCAGTAGATGCCCAACCCCTATCGTGGACGATGGTTACATCCCGATTCCTGACATCGACAGTGGCTGCTTGGTTATCTGCGATGCCGGTGGGGTCAGCAAACCCCTCGGCAGATGCCCAACACCTACACAAGATGAGCCACCTTTCGTTACAGAATTGTCTTATGACCATCACACACCGGAGACTGTTTTTTTGCCTGATTCGAAAGACACCAACAGTCCCAACCTCAATAGTGGTTTTGctcttattgaaaatgaaaaggctTATCATGAACCACATGAACCAAGTCTTGGTAGCAGCCCAAGCTCTGTAGAGAATATGTTGCATAAATCCAGCAACAACAATAGCAAACCAAATAATCTGGAAGCCATTGGTAATCAGTTCTCTCAATTATTGACTGAACCCCGCAAGAAGCCAATTGCCACTAGCACACCTCTCAACACTCCCTATACTTCTTCAAAGGAAAAAAACGATTACAATCCTTATTCAAATATGCAACTTGCCCCTGCTGAACAAGACCTGTATGCTCTTTCAAGTCACGATTCACTGCATAGGTTCCCTGACTCCTATCCCAAAACCCATAGCCCCTTAACACAGAAAGCAGCATTCTCTGTGCCATCAATCCACCTTGAAGTCCTGTCCAATGAAACAACAGAAAGAACATTAACTCGGGACTTGAGTGAAATCGCTTTGGAAGGAGACACTAACTTGTGTCCTGCCTCAACAGAGATTATCATACAGTCCATCCGTCAGAGTATCCCAGGAGTAAGTGGACCTACAGCAGCTTCTCAGAACCTTTCAGGGCACAACTTTACTGAGCCCCATCCATACAGCCAACAACTTGCCATGGCTGTGAATCTCTCCAAGAGTGAAGGCAGCAGAGGAGAGTTCAGCTGGAAAGAAGGACAAACTAATATTGACCCTATGTCTTCAGATGTTCTCAAAAGCAAACAAACCGCTGCCCCTGTCCACTCAAACACTGATCCTCACCCGTATAACACACCATATGTCACCGAAATGAGGAGACAGATTGCAAGTTTGCAAGATAATGTTATGGATGAAAGTGGGGAGCCTGCCGTAGAGCAAGACAACATTGAATCTAGTCTAGAGACAAATTGGATATCAGATGACCAACACGCAAGTAATACATCCCAGTTGAATAAAACAAAACTTGACTTCATCAACTCTTTACGCCAGTATCAGCAATGGGATAAAGGGGAATTTGATGATGTTTTGGACTTCAGCAAGCAAGGcacttcctcttcttcttcttcagtcACCTTCCAGTCTGAAGAATCAGACAAAATATTTACCCGTATGGAAGAGAACAAACAGGACTGGTTAAAGTATTGTAGGTCAGAGAGGAGTGGGAACACCTCCAAAAGCCAAATTGATTTGGACGATGAGCACGAGGAAGTTTCCTCATTTGCAAAGCcatgcctagttacagttttggaTCACAAAGGAAACAGAATCACCTATGAAAACTATCCCGTTCTGAAACCTTCAACAAGCATGCACACACGGACAGTTCCGAACTCAAACAGACAGGGCTCGAGCAGATTTCTGGACTTCTCCAAGAGGTGGGATGATACACATAACGCTGACGAATCTGACCTCACTCAGTCGTCTGTGGATCTGGAGACCCTCATCTTCTCAGAGAGAATGAACCAGATGCTAAAACGTAAAaggaagagtagcagcagcaggtaCAACCGAGCAAGACACCACAGGTCAAATGTAGAAGAGCGAGCTTCCTCCTGTAGCCCGGCTGTGACAGTGCACTTTTCCAACCTGCAGGAACAGGAAAGCTCAGAAGAACACTGGGAGGGACTACCTTCACTCGCAGGGCAGAAGTTAAAAATAGATATGCCTGAAAGGAAGGGTATGCCTGAAGAAACAGACAGAGATATGCCACAGCATCTTCAAAAACTCTCCTATACAAAGGGCAGTGAGATGACGCATGTCAAAGTTTCAGACCTGGTTGCGGAAAGTTTCGAGGCGTACCATGCCATGATGACTGAGGTCTGTGCAGGCAGAAAGTACCCACACAGAACCGAGAGACTCAAGAGAGaagaagcaaagagaaacagttTGCCAAAGTCTCGAGCCCCAAGCAAAGACAAAGAGTTCTGTGGTCAGATGAAGAAGGACATGTATGACAGCCTGCATGATAATCTGAACTCTGTTGTGAAACAGTCATGTAAGAACAAGTTCAGGTTCTACATACTGGTGACATCAGACGACCCATTCTTCAACGAGACAAAG GAGCTGTTAGAAGCAGAGGGACACATAACAGTAGAACAGTCTCAATTCTGCCTTGGAAAGGATAGTCCCTCATCCCCTCTATACATTATCTTGAGGAACGAAGATATTGCTGAACACATTTGTGAG GTCCCTCACTTGCTTGAATTGAAGAAGTCTCAGAATGTGTTGTTTGCTGGTATTGACCGTCCTGATGACATTGTGAACCTGACCCACCAAGAACTCTTCAGCAAAGGCGGTTTTGTGGTGTTTGAGGGAGCAGCACTGGACACACTCAGTCTCA GCAACATTAAGAAAATGTCTGGTTTCCTGGAGGGGCTGAGTAAAAAGGGGAAGTGGAAATGGCTCTTGCACTACAAAGACAGCCGGAAACTGAAAGAGAACGCACG GTCTAGTGCTGAGGCACAGGGTAAAAAGAGCTTCATGGACATCTGCCAGGAGGCTGGAATGGTGGAGGTCTTACCCTACCATGAATGTGACGTCATTTCAAGGACACGACCCAACTACCTCCACTGTCTAGTCCGGCTGCAGGTCCAGAATGTATCAGCTCGTCTACCTGTATTTATAACTG ACACAACGGCAGACAAAGCGTTTGCAAAACATGGGATATTCACAATGAATATTAACTCCTTCTTGCTGATTTCTCAGAGTGACACTTGCACTATTTCTTAA
- the LOC120054178 gene encoding rab GDP dissociation inhibitor beta-like, whose protein sequence is MDEEYDVIVLGTGLTECILSGIMSVKGKKVLHMDRNSYYGAESASITPLEDLYKRFSLPGKPPESMGRGRDWSVDLIPKFLMANGQLVRMLLITQVTRYLDFKVIEGSYVYKKGAIYKVPVTETEALASSLMGIFEKRRFRNFLIFVANYDVNDPKTMEGVDPNKATMRDLYKKFSLGQDVMDFTGHALALYRTDDYLDQPCIDTINRIKLYSESLARYGKSPYLYPLYGLGELPQGFARLSAIYGGTYMLNKPIEEIVMENGKVVGVKSEGEIAHCKQLICDPSYIMDRVSKVGQVVRIICVMSHPIKNTGDVNSCQIIIPQIQVNRKHDIYVCMISSAHNVAAQGKYIAIASSVVETNDPEKELKPALDLLEPIEQKFVSISDQYAPTDMGKDSQIFISRTYDATTHFETTCDDIKDIYKRVMGTEFDFAEMERTKNDIFGDAGDQ, encoded by the exons ATGGATGAAGAATACGATGTTATTGTTCTCGGGACCGGCCTAACG GAATGCATTCTGTCTGGCATTATGTCAGTGAAGGGGAAGAAGGTGCTTCATATGGACAGGAACTCTTACTATGGAGCAGAGAGTGCGTCCATCACGCCACTGGAAGAT TTGTACAAGCGCTTCAGTCTTCCAGGCAAACCTCCAGAGTCCATGGGAAGAGGTCGGGACTGGAGCGTGGACCTCATCCCAAAGTTTCTGATGGCCAATG GTCAGCTTGTGCGAATGTTGCTGATCACTCAGGTGACCCGTTACCTGGACTTCAAGGTAATCGAGGGCAGCTATGTCTACAAGAAGGGAGCGATCTACAAAGTGCCGGTTACTGAGACAGAGGCACTAGCCTCCA GTTTGATGGGGATTTTCGAGAAGAGACGTTTCAGGAACTTCTTGATCTTCGTTGCCAACTATGATGTGAACGATCCCAAAACCATGGAGGGTGTCGACCCCAACAAGGCGACAATGCGTGACCTGTACAAGAAGTTCAGCCTGGGCCAGGATGTGATGGACTTCACTGGCCACGCCCTCGCGCTCTACAGGACAGATGA CTACCTGGACCAGCCCTGCATCGACACCATCAACAGGATTAAGCTCTACAGTGAGTCTCTGGCCAGATACGGCAAGAGTCCTTACCTCTACCCTCTCTACGGCCTGGGGGAGCTGCCACAAGGCTTTGCCAG GTTGAGTGCTATCTATGGTGGGACCTACATGCTGAACAAGCCCATAGAGGAGATTGTTATGGAGAATGGGAAGGTAGTGGGGGTCAAGTCAGAGGGAGAG ATAGCCCACTGTAAGCAGCTGATCTGTGACCCCAGCTACATCATGGACAGAGTCAGCAAGGTCGGCCAAGTGGTCCGTATCATCTGTGTCATGAGCCACCCCATCAAGAACACCGGCGATGTCAACTCCTGCCAGATCATCATCCCTCAGATCCAGGTTAACAGGAAACACG ACATCTACGTGTGTATGATCTCCTCGGCCCACAACGTGGCAGCGCAGGGCAAGTACATTGCCATCGCCAGCAGCGTAGTGGAGACCAATGACCCAGAGAAGGAGCTCAAACCGGCCCTGGATCTATTGGAGCCCATTGAACAGAA GTTTGTGAGCATCAGCGATCAGTATGCACCAACTGACATGGGAAAAGACAGCCAG ATATTTATCTCCCGTACGTATGATGCAACGACCCACTTCGAGACCACCTGTGACGACATCAAGGACATCTACAAGCGCGTGATGGGCACTGAGTTTGACTTTGCAGAGATGGAGCGCACGAAGAATGACATCTTTGGAGACGCAGGTGATCAGTGA